A DNA window from Vigna unguiculata cultivar IT97K-499-35 chromosome 10, ASM411807v1, whole genome shotgun sequence contains the following coding sequences:
- the LOC114165956 gene encoding uncharacterized protein LOC114165956: MVVATMTWRNKAVPEEKALGINSFDAGKTMCRLISLYHSLSDQEIAKLHHKVIKSKGITYLNSQHECFLLNLAAAERLEELDTAADAVSRLGRKCSDSSLGRFDLVYADLKLGLIDLRKLVYGCRNSLKMISKMEKLVSSTRSLYTAMESMAKLEISEKKRQRLKTNDYNNFTKQNMEYLDEEIACCRKQVQHYKEVSLWNQTLDKTVGIMAKVVCIVYARICSVFGGYIANCSCYSINGDGDSENGSCCCLLEHRELYKKNYCLHEESLHKAVTRSGPIPKGSSNKTGVIRFLNRGFDSPVNNGVNNRVLRLAPPSTVGGAGLAARYAEVVLLAEQCLHAPATMGQGARAAFYGMLPERVRQKVAAKLKGRWRRGEEGEALAEGWRDAVEKLLEWLSPVAHDTVRWQEERSVETARFEAGTTALLLQTLHYSDLEKAEAAIVEVLVGLSCICRCERT, translated from the coding sequence ATGGTCGTTGCCACCATGACATGGCGTAACAAGGCGGTGCCGGAGGAAAAAGCCCTCGGAATCAACTCCTTCGACGCCGGAAAAACCATGTGCCGCCTCATCTCCCTCTACCATTCCCTCTCCGACCAAGAAATCGCCAAGCTCCACCACAAGGTGATCAAATCGAAAGGCATAACCTACTTGAATTCCCAGCATGAATGCTTCCTCCTCAACCTCGCCGCCGCGGAACGCCTGGAGGAACTCGACACGGCGGCTGACGCCGTCTCGCGGCTCGGCCGGAAATGCTCCGACAGCAGCCTCGGACGCTTCGACCTTGTTTACGCCGACCTAAAGCTCGGTCTTATCGATCTCCGGAAGTTAGTTTACGGTTGCCGCAACAGTCTTAAGATGATATCCAAAATGGAGAAACTCGTCTCTTCTACCAGGAGTCTTTATACTGCCATGGAATCCATGGCGAAACTGGAGATTTCAGAGAAGAAGAGGCAAAGGTTGAAGACTAATGATTATAACAATTTTACGAAACAAAACATGGAATATTTGGATGAGGAGATAGCATGTTGTCGAAAACAAGTGCAGCATTACAAGGAAGTTTCGTTGTGGAACCAAACATTGGACAAAACCGTTGGAATCATGGCTAAGGTAGTTTGCATTGTGTACGCCAGAATTTGTTCTGTTTTTGGAGGGTACATTGCCAATTGCAGCTGCTATAGCATCAACGGTGATGGAGACAGTGAAAACGGTAGTTGTTGCTGCCTTTTGGAACACCGTGAGTTGTACAAGAAGAACTATTGTCTCCACGAGGAATCACTTCACAAGGCTGTCACAAGATCGGGTCCAATCCCAAAGGGTAGTAGCAACAAAACCGGTGTGATTCGTTTCTTGAACCGTGGATTTGATAGCCCAGTGAATAACGGAGTTAACAATAGGGTTTTGAGGCTGGCGCCGCCGTCGACGGTGGGCGGAGCGGGGCTTGCGGCGAGGTACGCGGAGGTGGTTTTGCTTGCGGAGCAGTGTCTGCACGCGCCGGCGACGATGGGACAGGGCGCGCGGGCGGCGTTTTACGGGATGTTGCCGGAGAGGGTGAGGCAGAAGGTGGCAGCGAAGCTGAAGGGGCGGTGGCGGAGGGGAGAGGAGGGGGAAGCTCTGGCGGAGGGGTGGCGGGACGCGGTGGAGAAGCTGCTGGAGTGGCTGTCGCCGGTGGCGCACGACACGGTGCGGTGGCAGGAGGAGAGGAGCGTGGAGACGGCGAGGTTTGAGGCGGGGACGACGGCGCTGCTGCTGCAGACGCTGCATTACTCGGACTTGGAGAAGGCGGAAGCCGCCATTGTGGAGGTGTTGGTGGGTTTGAGTTGCATATGTAGGTGTGAAAGAACATGA